A window of Candida orthopsilosis Co 90-125, chromosome 8 draft sequence contains these coding sequences:
- a CDS encoding Pre10 alpha7 (C8) subunit of the 20S proteasome (2 introns; similar to C. parapsilosis CPAR2_805610 and C. albicans PRE10): MTSIGTGYDLSNSVFSPDGRNFQVEYAMKAVENGGTSIGIKCKDGVVLAVEKIVNSKLLVPGKNKRIQTVDRHIGVVYSGLLPDGRHFVNRSRDEAQSFKSIFKIPMPVPNLMDRMGIYVQNYTCYNSVRPFGVVSIVGGVDDDGPHLYMIEPSGTCWGYSGAATGKGRQIAKSELEKLNFEELTCKEAVKVAAKIIHLAHEDNKDKDYELEISWVSKEHTGGKHQLIPEAVLAEVRKQAEEEDDEDEDEEEGDENKDEEMET; encoded by the exons ATG ACGTCAATTGGTACTGGATACGATTTATCAAATAGTGTTTTCTCTCCAG ATGGAAGGAATTTTCAAGTAGAATATGCAATGAAGGCAGTGGAAAATGGAGGTACTTCAATCGGTATCAAATGCAAGGATGGCGTTGTCTTGGCCGTTGAAAAAATCGTCAATTCGAAATTATTAGTGCCTGGTAAGAATAAGAGAATCCAAACGGTAGATCGTCATATTGGAGTAGTCTATTCCGGATTACTACCAGACGGTCGTCATTTTGTCAATAGATCTCGAGACGAGGCCCAGTCATTCAAGTCGATATTCAAAATCCCCATGCCTGTTCCAAATTTAATGGATAGAATGGGAATATATGTACAAAATTACACCTGCTACAACTCGGTTAGACcttttggtgttgtttCGATAGTAGGAGGGGTTGATGACGATGGACCACATTTGTACATGATTGAACCGAGTGGAACTTGTTGGGGATATAGTGGAGCAGCTACCGGGAAAGGACGTCAAATTGCCAAATCTgagttggaaaaattaaactttgaagaattgactTGTAAGGAAGCTGTTAAAGTTGCGGCCAAAATTATTCATTTGGCACATGAGGATAATAAGGATAAGGATtatgaattggaaatttcaTGGGTCAGTAAAGAACACACGGGCGGAAAACATCAATTAATACCAGAAGCTGTTTTGGCAGAGGTTAGAAAACAAGcagaagaggaagatgacgaagatgaggatgaggaagaagGTGACGAGAATAAGGATGAGGAAATGGAAACATGA
- a CDS encoding Caf40 protein (S. cerevisiae homolog CAF40 has role in regulation of transcription from RNA polymerase II and localizes to CCR4-NOT core complex), translated as MYSTPPQARALPLSINQPHTDGQQVGSIGNALNDEQIYQWINELVTGTNREKALLELGKKREQYDDLALVLWNSFGVITVLLEEIISVYPFLDPPNLSASTSNRVCNALALLQCVASNVQTRSLFLKANLPLYLYPFLSTNARQRSFEYLRLTSLGVIGALVKNDTPEVINFLLTTEIVPLCLNIMEISSELSKTVAIFILQKILLDDQGLNYICTTFERFHTVASVLSKMIEQLATLTITGANGKPVTGQGQTSSNSSGRLLKHVVRCYMRLSDNLEARKALANILPEPLRDGSFSSILQDDIATKRCLAQLLTNINEL; from the coding sequence ATGTATTCAACTCCTCCACAAGCAAGAGCACTCCCACTATCTATAAACCAACCACACACCGATGGTCAACAAGTTGGCCTGATAGGAAATGCATTAAATGATGAACAGATATACCAATGGATAAACGAACTTGTCACAGGAACTAATAGAGAAAAGGCGTTACTAGAATTGGGTAAAAAAAGAGAGCaatatgatgatttagCTTTAGTCCTTTGGAATTCCTTTGGTGTAATTACTGTCTTGTTAGAAGAGATTATTAGCGTTTATCCATTTTTGGATCCACCAAATTTAAGtgcttcaacttcaaatagAGTATGCAATGCTCTTGCATTGTTGCAATGTGTGGCATCAAATGTACAAACGAGgagtttgtttttgaaagctAATTTGCCGTTGTATTTATACCCATTCTTATCTACCAATGCTCGTCAGAGATCGTTTGAATATTTAAGATTAACAAGTTTGGGAGTGATTGGTGCATTAGTCAAGAATGACACTCCAGAAGTTATTAATTTCCTTTTAACAACAGAAATAGTACCCTTGTGTTTGAATATAATGGAAATTTCATCGGAATTGTCCAAGACTGTTGCTATATttattttacaaaagataCTACTTGATGATCAAGGCTTAAACTATATTTGTACAACATTTGAAAGGTTCCACACAGTTGCTTCTGTCTTGTCTAAAAtgattgaacaattggCTACATTAACTATTACAGGCGCTAATGGTAAACCTGTTACAGGACAAGGTCAAACGTCGTCGAATAGTTCAGGAAGGTTATTGAAACATGTGGTGAGGTGTTATATGCGACTCTCAGATAACCTTGAGGCTAGAAAAGCGTTAGCAAATATCTTACCTGAGCCGTTGCGTGATGGTTCATTTTCATCTATTTTACAAGATGATATTGCTACAAAGAGATGTTTAGCTCAGTTGTTGACTAACATAAATGAGTTGTAA
- a CDS encoding Pfa4 protein (S. cerevisiae homolog PFA4 has protein-cysteine S-palmitoleyltransferase activity, has role in protein palmitoylation and localizes to reticulum) has protein sequence MMLEFRWPLLGVIIPSLVIGLTAYGSHYFILRHHLSTTQQIIYECITSMVWISYILAIFTGPGQSPKGYTPKKGEWKRYCTKCQSYKPPRTHHCSKCNVCVMAMDHHCPWTLNCVGAKNLPHFMRFLFWVIVGTTYLLVRLCERIVGYYNDSDKPIYLIKRSELIAVIVFTPIDLFVLLSISLLFIRCLINIGKGMTQIEIWEWDRIDSQFHSKRLWKSIRLNYKQLYGKQLPQLSTWTNKTPIDEGEFAMEEISQDESSGSTSAGTSEIVTTESQSHDDMLEGDVDQDEEEEEIVPQNFTMDDVIFPYDYGVWSNIKYFLGSPLMWLVPWSKPNNNGFNIEPSVDYKEDDQLELPWPPDGGNQNITIPTPSDDELRSIKNYSQLKKQLDPRYNAKRSNWHNDMGESLDDYGVYIDDSDDDKL, from the coding sequence ATGATGCTTGAGTTTCGATGGCCTTTGTTAGGCGTGATAATACCTTCGTTGGTTATAGGACTCACTGCCTATGGCTCACATTATTTTattcttcgtcatcattTGTCAACCACACAACAGATCATTTATGAATGTATAACATCCATGGTCTGGATATCGTATATTTTGGCAATATTTACGGGTCCTGGGCAGTCTCCAAAAGGTTACACTCCTAAAAAGGGTGAATGGAAACGATATTGCACCAAATGTCAAAGCTATAAGCCACCTAGAACTCACCATTGTTCGAAATGTAATGTATGCGTGATGGCAATGGACCATCATTGCCCATGGACACTTAACTGTGTTGGAGCAAAAAACCTACCACATTTCATGAGGTTCCTATTTTGGGTTATTGTGGGAACCACTTATCTATTAGTGCGATTATGTGAGAGGATAGTGGGGTACTACAATGATCTGGATAAACCAATATATCTTATCAAAAGATCAGAATTAATTGCAGTCATTGTTTTTACTCCAATCgatttgtttgttttgttgagtatTTCATTGTTATTCATCAGATGTTTGATTAATATTGGTAAAGGTATGactcaaattgaaatttgggAATGGGATAGGATTGATAGTCAATTTCATAGCAAAAGACTATGGAAATCGATTAGATTGAATTATAAGCAGTTGTATGGGAAACAATTACCACAATTGAGCACATGGACTAATAAGACTCCAATTGACGAGGGGGAATTCGCTATGGAGGAAATAAGTCAAGATGAGAGTTCTGGGCTGACTAGTGCTGGAACTTCAGAAATTGTAACAACAGAGTCACAGTCGCATGACGATATGTTGGAGGGTGATGTTgatcaagatgaagaggaggaagagaTTGTGCCCCAAAATTTCACCATGGATGATGTGATATTTCCATATGATTATGGAGTTTGGAGTAATATCAAGTACTTTTTAGGGTCTCCCTTGATGTGGTTAGTACCATGGTCTAAACCGAACAACAATGGATTCAATATTGAACCTTCAGTAGACTACAAAGAAGACGATCAGTTGGAACTTCCATGGCCCCCCGATGGtggaaatcaaaatataacaattccaactcctagtgatgatgaattaaGAAGTATAAAGAATTATTCACAATTAAAGAAGCAGTTGGATCCCAGATACAATGCTAAACGAAGCAATTGGCATAACGATATGGGAGAAAGCTTAGATGATTACGGTGTATATATTGATGActctgatgatgataaattaTAG
- a CDS encoding Prx1 cysteine peroxidase: MSESKTLRLGSTAPDFQAETSNGPISFHDYIGDSWAVLFSHPDDFTPVCTTELGAFAKLEPEFAKRNVKLIGLSANNSDSHKAWIKDIDEVTGSKLSFPIIADPERKIAHLYDMIDYQDATNVDDKGVQFTIRSVFVIDPKKKIRLTLAYPASTGRNTAEVLRVVDSLQTGDKYRVTTPINWVPGDDVIVHPSVSNEEAKTLFPKFRIIKPYLRLTPLDTKESK; encoded by the coding sequence ATGTCTGAATCAAAAACCCTTAGATTAGGATCTACTGCTCCAGATTTCCAAGCTGAAACTTCCAATGGACCAATTTCATTCCATGACTACATTGGTGATTCATGGGCTGTTTTATTCAGTCACCCAGATGACTTTACTCCTGTTTGTACTACTGAATTGGGTGCTTTTGCTAAATTGGAACCAGAATTTGCCAAGAGAAATGttaaattgattggtttATCAGCAAACAATTCTGATTCGCACAAGGCTTGGATTAAGGATATTGATGAGGTTACTGGTTCAAAATTGAGTTTCCCAATTATTGCTGATCcagaaagaaaaattgcTCATTTATATGATATGATTGATTACCAAGATGCTAccaatgttgatgataaaggTGTTCAATTTACTATTAGATCagtttttgttattgacccaaaaaagaagattcGTTTGACTTTGGCTTACCCAGCTAGTACTGGTAGAAACACTGCTGAAGTTTTAAGAGTTGTTGATTCTTTGCAAACTGGTGATAAATATAGAGTTACTACTCCAATTAACTGGGTCCCAGGTGATGATGTTATTGTTCATCCATCTGTCTCAAATGAGGAAGCAAAGACTCTCTTTCCAAAGTTTAGAATTATCAAACCATACTTGAGATTGACTCCATTGGATACTAAAGAATCTAAATAA
- a CDS encoding Mrp7 protein (S. cerevisiae homolog MRP7 is structural constituent of mitochondrial large ribosomal subunit), translated as MLSLKNLLIGKPVSGLTSSIKSIIQVRTATKRVSGSKTNNKDSAGRRLGPKVNEGHPVKPGQIIMRQRGTKIHPGENVRIGVDHTIYAVEPGFVRFYFDPFHPLRKYVGVALKKDIRLPKDHFAPRLRRFGYVPIEDPVAAKNEELQRSRKEILALPQLQKAQNKQYSLRKRRINENKAKLAQDSSIKLSEQETEKAAERLFKISQFVDLGQELSQAQLQVTYDELYNIRLQYRRGELNDSDFDLAKTKYLEVAKKVDSLVPSQ; from the coding sequence ATGCTATCCTTGAAGAACTTACTTATAGGGAAGCCCGTTTCCGGGTTAACCAGCTCTATCAAGTCGATAATCCAGGTTCGTACTGCTACAAAGAGAGTATCTGGTTCAAAGACAAACAACAAGGATTCTGCTGGTAGAAGATTAGGACCCAAAGTTAATGAAGGACATCCAGTCAAGCCTGGTCAAATTATAATGAGACAAAGAGGTACAAAGATCCATCCTGGTGAAAATGTTAGAATTGGGGTTGATCACACGATATATGCTGTTGAACCAGGATTTGTTCgattttattttgatcCTTTCCATCCATTGAGAAAATACGTTGGAGTggcattgaaaaaggatATAAGACTTCCCAAGGATCATTTTGCTCCAAGGTTGAGAAGATTCGGATACGTACCTATTGAAGACCCCGTTGCTGCCAAGAATGAAGAATTACAAAGATCGAGAAAGGAAATACTTGCGTTGccacaattgcaaaaagcTCAAAATAAGCAATATCTGCTTCGGAAAAGGAGaattaatgaaaacaaGGCTAAATTGGCACAGGATTCTTCAATAAAGTTGTCGGAACAAGAGACTGAAAAAGCTGCTGAGAGGTTGTTCAAGATCTCCCAATTTGTTGACCTTGGTCAAGAACTATCACAAGCACAACTTCAAGTTACATATGATGAACTTTACAATATTAGACTTCAATATAGAAGAGGTGAGCTTAATGATAgtgattttgatttagCAAAAACCAAGTACTTGGAAGTTGCCAAGAAGGTTGACAGTTTGGTACCCAGTCAATGA
- a CDS encoding Prt1 translation initiation factor eIF3, whose translation MSINEEEYLQLEKEINLDDIDFSDLEEKYEADVGLDNYIIVDGAPIAPESKVPVLTKVLRKLFSTVGEIIEGDEGIYMPLEDGKSKGYLFIQYKTPQEADAAIKKLHGKKLDQNHRLLVNKFSDIEKYGSVSAEFKEPEVEPFKSHGYLHDWLQDKQGRDQVVTHFGETIGINWSKKANDPEQVVEPRKGFTSKYAKFSPKGTYLFSIHPQGVQSWGGADFHSIKRFFHNQVRLIDFSPNEKYMVTLSPVPIALPDSAAERQQFPFGPESEGHKLVIWDMITGEPVRTFALPPHLEHQKEMPWPLVKWSFDDKYCARQGPDALAIYETPSFQLLEKKLVKIDGIQDFEWAPAGVRLHNNKSNELAHILSYWTPESTNQTARVAVMQIPSRQVLRTVNLFQVSDCKMHWQSEGKLLCVKVDRHTKSGKTTFSNLDFFKLGEKDVPVEKLELKDVIVNFGWEPNSERFITISRLDDGDPNPAIPKNSITFYAPEVTKGKNANSKYKAYKVVENKHSNTIAWSPKGRYAVVATISRSSGEIEFFDVSFEDENSKKGAPANVKLLKTDQYVGMTNISWDPSGRFVTAWSSSWLHAIDNGYRLYEFTGRLLRDESIDQFKEFIWRPRPESLLSSAEKKKVRSNLREYSAQFEEVDAMEADAAVKEAILARRKALEDWRAYRAKHANKKAQTSDVQAEIIEEIKEEIIEEKEEIVE comes from the coding sequence ATGTCAATCAACGAAGAGGAATATTTGCAATTAGAgaaagaaatcaatttggatgatattgatttctCAGATTTAGAGGAAAAATATGAAGCCGATGTTGGGTTAGACAATTatattattgttgatggtgcTCCAATTGCACCAGAATCTAAAGTTCCTGTCTTAACCAAGGTTCTCAGAAAGTTATTTAGTACTGTTGGAGAAATAATAGAAGGAGATGAAGGTATTTACATGCCATTAGAAGATGGAAAATCCAAAGGGTATTTATTCATTCAATACAAGACACCTCAAGAGGCTGATGCTGCTATCAAAAAATTACATGGTaagaaattggatcaaaatCATAGGTTATTGGTAAACAAGTTTTCAGATATCGAGAAATACGGTTCTGTCAGTGCTGAGTTTAAAGAGCCAGAAGTCGAACCTTTCAAATCTCACGGTTATTTACATGATTGGTTGCAGGATAAACAAGGAAGAGACCAAGTTGTGACCCATTTTGGAGAAACCATTGGAATCAATTGGAGCAAAAAGGCCAATGATCCTGAACAGGTTGTTGAACCTAGAAAAGGATTCACCTCCAAATACGCCAAGTTTTCACCAAAGGGAACTtatcttttttcaattcatccgCAAGGTGTTCAATCATGGGGTGGTGCTGACTTTCATAgtatcaaaagatttttcCACAATCAAGTTAGACTTATAgatttttcaccaaatgaaaaatatatGGTTACCTTGTCTCCTGTCCCAATTGCATTGCCAGATTCTGCAGCCGAGAGACAACAATTTCCGTTTGGACCAGAAAGTGAGGGTCACAAGTTGGTTATATGGGATATGATCACTGGTGAGCCAGTTAGGACTTTTGCTTTACCACCTCATCTTGAACACCAAAAGGAAATGCCATGGCCATTGGTTAAATGGTCATTCGATGACAAATACTGTGCTCGTCAAGGACCAGATGCTTTGGCTATCTATGAAACCCCTAGCTTCcaattattggaaaaaaaattggtcAAAATCGATGGTATTCAAGATTTCGAATGGGCTCCAGCAGGTGTTAGATTGCACAATAACAAGAGTAATGAACTTGCACATATCTTGTCATACTGGACCCCAGAGAGCACCAATCAAACTGCAAGAGTTGCAGTGATGCAGATTCCTAGCAGACAAGTTTTGCGTACTGTAAATCTTTTCCAAGTTAGCGATTGTAAAATGCATTGGCAAAGTGAAGGAAAACTTTTGTGTGTTAAAGTTGATAGACATACTAAATCAGGTAAAACTACATTTTCAAACcttgatttcttcaagtTGGGTGAAAAAGATGTTCCGGTTGAAAAGCTTGAGTTGAAGGATGTTATTGTCAACTTTGGCTGGGAACCAAATAGTGAAAGATTTATTACTATCAGTCGTTTGGATGACGGTGATCCAAATCCGGCCATTCCCAAGAATAGTATTACTTTCTATGCACCAGAAGTTACCAAGGGAAAGAatgcaaattcaaaatacaaGGCGTACAAAGTCGTCGAAAACAAACACTCAAACACCATTGCTTGGTCACCAAAGGGTAGGTATGCCGTTGTTGCCACCATTTCTCGTTCTTCAGGTGAGATTGAGTTTTTCGATGTATCATTTGAGGATGAAAACAGCAAAAAGGGAGCACCAGCAAACGTCAAGTTACTCAAGACCGACCAATACGTAGGAATGACCAACATTTCGTGGGATCCTTCTGGTAGATTTGTCACCGCATGGTCGTCTTCATGGTTACATGCTATCGACAACGGGTACAGATTGTACGAGTTTACTGGTAGATTATTGAGagatgaatcaattgatcaattcaaagAGTTTATTTGGAGACCTCGTCCTGAGAGTTTGTTGTCAAGTgctgaaaagaaaaaggttCGTTCCAACTTGCGTGAGTACTCTgctcaatttgaagaagttgatgctATGGAAGCAGATGCAGCTGTCAAGGAGGCGATCTTGGCCAGAAGAAAGGCATTGGAGGACTGGAGAGCTTACAGAGCTAAACATGCCAACAAAAAGGCTCAAACCAGCGATGTCCAGGctgaaatcattgaagaGATTAAAGAAGAGATTATCGAAGAAAAGGAGGAAATTGTGGAGTAG